TCAATTTCCGAAAGCTTAAAGGTATTCATATGTAGACATGGGGCAGTTTGCCGCTCACAATGCCCAGTATACCAGGGGTGACATCAATCTAAGTCTTCAGGCGGTTTCACTGCCAAAGACATTGACTTTCTTGCTCGAATTTTCCAATTCTGATCTACCATATATGGTGCTTCCAACAGAAGTAATACCCATTTGTGAAAGCTTATTTTCCTCTAGACCAGAAAGAACTCTGCTGTGATATCCATCAACATGGTGGGCCATGAAAAGTGCGAAATCAAGTTAGCCAAACTGAATCTTTCAACCTGCACTTGTTATGATTATGCTTCAAGGAACTCTACATTACATTGAACCTCTCTAGAAGTGCGGAGAAAACCAACTTACCCATTAAAAGAATCAACTCTTGGGAGCAACAGCAACACTTCAGGCTTGTGTTGCCGGCAAAGTCATGCTCTGTCCGCATTACTGTCTTATGCCACTAATACAAATAGTTCACCTTTCTTCACCTGGAATTATCATCATCAGCCGAATAGCTCTTTAAATTGTGAACAAAAAACTTTTCCTGTGTGGACATGGAACTATCTAATTTCTCAATCACAATAAAGAAATGAACTTTCAGAACATTATACCTTTCCACACATAGAAGATAAGTTAACTATTATTACTTATGCAGACAGCAGTAAGAGTAAATTGTTCACTAGACAAGATATGAACTCtttccaataaataatatgtagAGGAAGGTGCAGGTACAAAGAAAAGCTACCCCACAAGTGGGCTCCCATTTGTCACTGGAAAACTAACAATTTAAAGAGAGAAAGCCCGAGCAACAAACTTCAAGAATTAAGACCTCCATGGAACAGCCAGATAGAGAATAGCATAATTATATGCAATCCAAAAACCATGTAGATCATAACTCTGATCTTCCGATGCACATCCAACAGGCACAAGTACTGCTTTCAGCTATAGTACAATTTTTGGCTCTGCAGCATGCAATTGACCTAAAGTGTGcagttgtataattttaaacctCTTAAACAAGTAATAAAACATTCAATGAGCTACCTGCCTACACAGAACCAcaacattttcagaaaaaacgGTAACTTTCTCCACAGACTGTTGCTTAAATGTCACTAGAAGTTTAAGCAAAGAGATATAACCAAAAtgtcagaaattaaaaaacacattttaaaCCATCATCCTGTTTCTTCACCATTTTCTGTAACTACTGTTGGATAAACATTGTAGATAATACTAGATTATGCCATTTGATTAGGGATGTTCCCTTCTAATTTCTACAGTAGGAATTGCTTCTTCCATGTTCACAACTCTGCTCAGACAAGGTGGCTTGGCAGCTCCATAGTAGTAGAAGGCCATTATCTTTGACAACTCATCAGCTGTTCGGATTGCTGAAACACAAATAATGAGTAATTACAGTTTAAAAGAATTTACTATTCCCAAATAAGTGGTCAGTGATTGACTATGGATACTTACCTTTCTCACGGTATAAAATCTTCCCCGCCTTAGTGAAAATGAGTTCCGGAAAAACAGAGACTTTTAGAGCAGAAACCAAATCCAGCTCGACAACAGCATCAATTGCGACACACTGTTGATTAATGCACATCATCAGAGTGtcataattgataaatataatttgatcatggAAGAAGCTATACTTACTCTTGGTGATGGTAGCCTGCAGTTCCATATGATGTGCACAGCTTTCTCCAATTCATCCCgaatcttttcattttcatttggtCTGACATTATTCAAATGCATTTTATGATCATGAAAAACCAGAAAGAAAATCTATTGTATTTGCCAATTGCCAGAGTTTACAATTATGTTAATTCATTAAAACCAAATTGAACAGGACTTTGAGCAGTAGGGGCTCTGATTAGGTTCATCCTTGATGCTAACCGGTCAAACTTAAGGCTCAACATCTTCTTTAAGAGAGGTGAGCGAATTGGAAACATAGGTTGATAAATCAACATGAGGAGAATAAGGGGATAAAGTATGGTTTAGAAAATACTAAATCCTAATAAAATTTGCAGAATCTGAGTTCCGAATAGAAGCCTTTGCATTCATGCTAAGATCAGACAGTTGCGGAGTGATACTAGGGCAGGTCTAAGAATTAGATGgagaaaattaatcaattgatGTAAAGCCCAAAAGCAGTGTAAGTTCCTCATAATGAGCATGCATAAGCAATAAGTAAAATGTGAGTGGTGAGAAATCAGGATTGGagcatttaaaagaaaagaaccatGAAGCATAATCTTAGGACTATCAGAGCAACTGCACCACATTGGAAGGAGATGTCACCGGGTTACTAACTGACCGATCATTATCATACGGACAGCAATCTTATTTCTGTCCATGAAGATCCCGCAATAGCGCCTTTTACTTCTAATAGGCCatgaattaaagaaaaaaagaaaaaagaaaatataaaagtaccTTCTGTAACGATTATGAACAAGAACAACTAGAGGACTGATATCCTTAAAAATAGCCTCCTCCCATTCTGCTGTGGTTATATCTTTAATTGGACGAATATAATCATCATCCTGCCatactatttcattttcactATCATAGttctcatcatcatccttTTTGACATTCTTTATGCTGATCTTGTTGAAGAACTGACCCAAATTGAAACCCCACCCATCAGCATCCTCTGGCCAATCTGGATCCTCCTCCTCAACAACAAGGGGGTATTCAACTAAAAGTTTCTgcatctttttccttttctcaacAAGGTCTGTCTCTTCTTCAACATCAGGAATTCTACCCATCACTTCTCTAATCTTCTGCCTCCACTCCTTTCTCTCTTCTGCATCCATAACAAATGAATCCTCATCTCCATCCTTCACCTCACTCCCACTGGACTCTTCTTCATcgtcttcatcttcttcaccTAGCTTTAGTAGTTCTTCTATTTTGGAAACATTTATTCGACTTCTTCTGCTACCAGCACCCTGTTTCACACTCCAAAACTATATAAAACATGGATATGCAGGACAGAATTAAGTACTAACACATTAATCattaaaagttatttataaGCATCAAGGACTAAACCAGAGTGAAAAAAATACCCGTAGAGGTGTCCTTATGGGGTTTTGTTGAGAGAGGCATAAAGGTGGGCCCTCGCAGGAGGAGGAAACTATAGTGCTGTTGTTGTTCTTTCTGAACATCAGGGAATCCAAAGAGGGGAAACTCATTGGACATATTTTATTCAGAGGGCTGAACAGAAACTGCAGCCTTGCAGCATGCTGAAGTAGCTCCATGCCCTGCACTGCAAATTCAAGACTGCAACTTTCCTTCAGTTCTTATATCCCATGAACAAAAACATACATACAACGGAAAACAAATACATTACAGTTCATGACTAACTAAAATATACTTTGAcccctttaatttatttccataaGTCTTATAGCATCAAAACTACGGGTAAAAAAAACGAGAAAGTAAGAGAAGAATGATATGGGATAATCTTTCTTTAACAGCAAGTGTATAAGTAGCATTTAGAAATCACccaaaatataacataaaattagagaaagaaGTGGCAAACACTAAAAAGCAGCTTAGATTACATGATAACTAGAAACAAAAGCCCAATTTCAGAAGTGAATAACCGAAAACCAGAGAACCACCTAAAACAAGAAGAACAGACCACGCAAACAGAAATCATAAACAAAGACAAGAAAATACGAAGCTAACCATCAAAATTTTCGAGCTACATGGTATGAAACCAGAGTGCTACGCATTAATAAATGAAGGGGGAAATTGGAAACGAGAAGGAAAAATATAGAGCATGAGAGCGTAGATGATATATCAGCTTCCACCGATGCCTTTTTGCTGAGTTTTGAGTTGCAGGAGTCAACAGAGCAAAGTAGTACCTTGGCGTGGCAAAATGAGTGAGTCCGTGACCGTGAGATGGGTTCTATGTTACTCAGTTTTTATCAGCCATGGCATTGGCGGGTTTaccttcctttttttcttggtGAGAAGATGATATAATTCTGTTACTTGTGCAAATGCAATTTATGGTTTCTCCTATTACAGTATCTGatttcaaacttttaattcctaattaaatgtaaaattatggtttcaaaaaattaaataggaaatttttaaatactttttatccAATAATTACAATTCAATTAAGTCCACCTACAAGCAAACtctatatatgcaaatataaatacatataaaaaaatataatttgataataaacaatGAATCTACTCTTCaaaaaaaactcaaacatataacccatattttttaaattatcttcaaaaatagatcaaatacatattgtttttaaaataataaaataatctcTCTTGTTATTGCAAGGATAtgttgtttaatatatttgaagtgTAATTGATCCATTTTAGTAAtaagattatatttgttatcgtacatattattgttattcttttcatttccAGACCGAAAAATCTATCACAAgtactaaaaataatacttcCATAAAGTTTATAGCTCtatattttgcttcatttgCCACTGCCATTGACATTGACAGGCCCTTTTGTGCTTTCTCGTCATGATgacatgtataaataataatacaacatCTTCACATATCAACTTATctaaattacagaaacaacTCTTCAGTTCCCATTGCCTTCCAAATCCCTTAGTATGTCACAACATCAAGTACAACCAAACCACCCACGCAAATTCAGCACTACAACAAAGCtctggggggggggggggggggagccTCAAACAAAGaggatcaaataaatttgtacaaaGAGAAACTTTTTTAAACATAGACCAGATTTAATGCAGCAAGTGATAGAATTTCACATAGAATGAGCCACATCCAAAATCATAGGATCAACATCATACAAGGAGGGAAGAAGCCAATTGAAGAAGCCAAGTTTGGTTTGTCGTTTCAGTCTCTGAGTTGAGTACTCCACTAAAATATTCCAAACTTCACCTACAGTCCATCCCTGGGATAAAATCCATTGTACGACCAAGTCAAGCTTCTGCAACGCCTCCAAATTAAATGTGTAGTATAAGATGAAAGGTCTCAGTGCTTGAGAAGCTGCCAGCCACTGGATTATGGCTTTAACTTCAGGATCTCCCCCAAATGCACCACAACCCCAATTACCTGTTGCAACACCAATCTCACCTTCATATTCTTTATACTTAACCACCTGTCCCTCATTGTTCTTCATCGCCTCATAACTAGTTTGTTTGTCAGCTTGAGAGGATGCTGATGGATCGTCTGTGGTCaaagtattatttttggaCATTTCGGGTGCCATTCCACTGACTTGATCAGACTCAGGTGCCAAAAGCCATTTGAGTCCATTTTCCTCAAATTGCTTTTGATCTTGTTGACTTTTATGCTGATCAAAAAAGCCACAAAATGCCTTATTAGTTTCACGAAGGAGGCATTCGAGTGTGTATTGCCTCTTTCCAGGTCTACTAAGTGCATCAATTGCAATAATCCTCGTCCTA
The window above is part of the Sesamum indicum cultivar Zhongzhi No. 13 linkage group LG7, S_indicum_v1.0, whole genome shotgun sequence genome. Proteins encoded here:
- the LOC105167168 gene encoding uncharacterized protein LOC105167168, which translates into the protein MELLQHAARLQFLFSPLNKICPMSFPSLDSLMFRKNNNSTIVSSSCEGPPLCLSQQNPIRTPLRGAGSRRSRINVSKIEELLKLGEEDEDDEEESSGSEVKDGDEDSFVMDAEERKEWRQKIREVMGRIPDVEEETDLVEKRKKMQKLLVEYPLVVEEEDPDWPEDADGWGFNLGQFFNKISIKNVKKDDDENYDSENEIVWQDDDYIRPIKDITTAEWEEAIFKDISPLVVLVHNRYRRPNENEKIRDELEKAVHIIWNCRLPSPRCVAIDAVVELDLVSALKVSVFPELIFTKAGKILYREKAIRTADELSKIMAFYYYGAAKPPCLSRVVNMEEAIPTVEIRREHP